A genomic segment from Neobacillus sp. YX16 encodes:
- a CDS encoding fatty acid--CoA ligase gives MTTTIGQIFDLTVKRYPNKDAIYDVRKNVRYTYKEWSEQVNRLANALLNEGVKKGDRVSTFMFNTEELGTAFFACAKIGAIFNPINFRLMPEEVAFILSDASPKVVLFEKALEPVISSIENRFESMAFWFIDEETPAYAVSYHDRLAESSIKEIQAEVNENDIYAFIYTSGTTGRPKGVMHSHRNMVDQSVLCIAAQKLEAEDVGLVTAPMFHCAELHCAFLPRIHVGARNVILHQFNPKVILQLIGQEKITKFFAAPTMWNMLLQEDLSQYNTESLRLGLYGAAPMAPSLVHALHDRFGIGLVQAYGMTEMGPAITFLSENDQLRKAGSAGQAAINHDIRVVRTREDGPSDPDDVVPVGETGEIIVKGPCMMIGYFNREEATGKSMYKGWYHSGDIGYLDAEGFLYVNDRVDDMIISGGENIYPREVEDVLHAHEGVLDVAIVGQPDDRWGETVTAFVVKKDPGLTEQDLEDYCKNSDSLANYKRPRKYVFCEALPRNASGKIQKFVLRKQLEELFTQG, from the coding sequence ATGACTACTACTATTGGACAAATTTTCGATTTAACAGTAAAAAGATACCCGAACAAGGATGCAATTTATGATGTTAGGAAGAATGTCCGCTATACGTATAAAGAGTGGAGTGAACAGGTAAACCGGCTAGCGAATGCGTTGTTGAACGAAGGAGTCAAAAAAGGCGACCGGGTTTCCACATTCATGTTTAATACAGAGGAATTAGGAACGGCATTCTTTGCCTGTGCAAAAATCGGGGCCATCTTTAATCCAATAAACTTCCGCTTAATGCCAGAAGAAGTGGCTTTTATTTTATCGGATGCTAGCCCTAAGGTGGTCCTTTTCGAAAAAGCATTGGAGCCTGTCATATCCTCTATCGAAAATCGTTTTGAATCGATGGCGTTTTGGTTTATTGATGAAGAAACACCAGCCTATGCTGTAAGTTATCACGATAGACTTGCTGAATCTTCAATTAAAGAGATTCAGGCAGAGGTTAATGAAAATGATATATATGCCTTTATCTATACAAGCGGGACAACAGGAAGACCGAAAGGAGTCATGCATAGTCATCGCAATATGGTCGACCAAAGTGTGCTTTGTATTGCAGCTCAAAAGCTTGAGGCGGAGGACGTAGGTCTTGTGACCGCTCCTATGTTCCATTGTGCGGAGCTTCATTGTGCCTTTTTGCCAAGGATTCATGTAGGAGCAAGAAATGTCATTCTGCACCAATTTAACCCAAAAGTGATCCTTCAGTTAATTGGGCAAGAAAAAATAACGAAATTTTTCGCAGCCCCAACTATGTGGAACATGTTGTTGCAAGAAGATTTAAGTCAATACAATACAGAAAGTCTAAGGCTAGGTTTGTATGGTGCAGCTCCAATGGCTCCGTCTCTCGTTCATGCTCTCCATGACCGATTTGGTATCGGGTTAGTTCAAGCCTATGGAATGACCGAAATGGGACCAGCGATAACCTTCTTATCCGAGAATGACCAGTTAAGAAAAGCAGGCTCTGCTGGTCAAGCCGCCATTAACCACGATATCCGAGTGGTTCGGACGCGAGAGGATGGTCCATCAGATCCTGATGATGTCGTTCCAGTTGGTGAAACAGGTGAGATTATAGTAAAAGGGCCATGCATGATGATCGGTTACTTTAACCGTGAAGAGGCGACGGGAAAATCGATGTATAAAGGCTGGTATCATTCAGGTGATATTGGTTACCTAGATGCAGAGGGCTTTCTATACGTCAATGACCGGGTGGATGATATGATTATTAGCGGCGGGGAGAATATTTATCCACGTGAAGTCGAAGATGTCTTGCATGCACATGAAGGTGTTCTGGATGTTGCGATTGTGGGCCAGCCAGATGACCGCTGGGGTGAGACCGTGACGGCATTTGTGGTGAAAAAGGATCCGGGATTGACTGAACAAGATCTGGAAGACTATTGTAAAAACAGCGATAGTCTAGCAAACTACAAACGTCCACGAAAATATGTTTTCTGTGAAGCATTACCGCGGAATGCGAGTGGGAAGATCCAGAAGTTTGTGCTGCGGAAACAGTTGGAAGAGCTGTTTACACAGGGATAA